The Prosthecochloris marina genome window below encodes:
- a CDS encoding response regulator: MKILVIDDDDAVLNYIREILRHDGFNVLTTDNGSTAFEKLARNCDVTAVITDIIMPEEEGIEIIKKIKSEHPHIKIVAISGGGKMSPQSYLQLAYAVGADATLRKPFGHKELLNTLQNL, from the coding sequence ATGAAAATCCTGGTCATCGATGATGATGATGCTGTTCTGAATTACATCAGGGAAATCCTGAGACATGATGGGTTTAACGTCCTCACAACAGACAATGGCTCCACAGCCTTTGAAAAGCTCGCCAGAAACTGTGACGTAACTGCTGTTATCACCGATATCATCATGCCGGAGGAAGAAGGCATTGAAATCATTAAAAAAATCAAGTCCGAACACCCCCACATTAAAATTGTCGCCATCTCCGGTGGAGGAAAAATGAGCCCGCAAAGCTACCTCCAGCTCGCCTATGCCGTTGGAGCCGATGCAACCCTGAGAAAACCGTTCGGACATAAAGAATTGCTGAACACCTTGCAAAATCTTTAA
- a CDS encoding response regulator gives MKILVIDDDIAVLKYLRAILKHNGFNVLTADNGHKAFELLSKNQDVTIVITDIIMPEQEGIEIIRKIKSKHPHIKIVAISGGGKMSSESYLQLAYAAGANATLKKPFGDRELLNTLHHL, from the coding sequence ATGAAAATACTCGTTATCGATGATGATATTGCTGTTCTGAAGTACCTCAGGGCAATCCTGAAACATAATGGCTTCAATGTCCTTACAGCGGACAACGGCCATAAAGCTTTCGAGCTGCTTTCCAAAAATCAGGATGTAACAATTGTAATCACGGACATCATCATGCCGGAACAAGAAGGCATTGAAATTATCAGAAAAATCAAATCCAAACACCCTCATATAAAAATAGTCGCCATTTCCGGTGGCGGGAAAATGAGCTCTGAAAGTTACCTCCAGTTAGCCTATGCCGCCGGAGCTAATGCCACCTTGAAAAAACCTTTCGGGGATAGAGAACTGCTCAATACCCTGCACCATCTTTAG
- a CDS encoding gas vesicle protein K has protein sequence MEEKNNKVLVGSDDVETFAEELANTTQVLPRHIDVNPENVEHGLAKLVLTLVELIRKLMEKQAMRRMDGGSLSEEEIEKLGESMLLLENKMDELKNYFGLKNEDLNLDLGPLGKLM, from the coding sequence ATGGAAGAAAAAAACAATAAGGTTCTTGTGGGTTCAGACGATGTTGAAACGTTTGCAGAAGAGTTGGCGAATACAACCCAGGTGCTACCTCGTCACATTGATGTAAACCCTGAAAACGTTGAGCATGGCCTGGCTAAACTGGTGCTTACTCTTGTTGAGCTTATTCGAAAGTTGATGGAAAAGCAGGCTATGAGAAGAATGGATGGTGGATCTCTGAGTGAAGAAGAAATCGAAAAGCTTGGTGAATCTATGTTGCTTCTCGAAAATAAGATGGATGAACTCAAGAATTATTTTGGGCTGAAAAATGAGGATTTGAACCTGGACTTAGGGCCTTTGGGTAAGTTGATGTGA
- a CDS encoding GvpL/GvpF family gas vesicle protein, protein MKHEEKALTCLYAITGHDVPEKVISEMPGIAGEPLYPVRHKEIAAIAGTAKKNRFAFDKSAALAYGMILDTLCESFTVLPCRFGALLNDDGAVTEVLQKRYAFYERKLVELEGKKEFGLKIFSGAKDSAMCSIQCDKKPNDGKEYILQKFQQFKADNELKKGTERAIDVIRLELQEISSKFKESSQTDGQVAFSGNYLVEKKDADFFCSKVKVLQGQYSELKFLLTGPWPPYNFVF, encoded by the coding sequence ATGAAGCATGAAGAAAAGGCGCTTACGTGCTTGTATGCAATTACAGGGCATGATGTTCCTGAAAAGGTGATTTCGGAAATGCCGGGAATAGCAGGTGAACCATTATACCCTGTAAGGCATAAAGAGATTGCCGCTATTGCGGGTACTGCTAAAAAGAATCGCTTCGCGTTTGATAAATCGGCAGCTCTTGCTTATGGGATGATTCTCGATACGCTTTGTGAGAGCTTTACCGTACTTCCTTGCAGGTTTGGAGCGCTGTTGAATGATGACGGGGCCGTTACCGAGGTGCTGCAAAAGCGTTATGCTTTTTACGAAAGGAAACTTGTTGAGTTGGAAGGCAAGAAAGAATTCGGTCTGAAAATATTCTCCGGAGCAAAAGACTCTGCTATGTGCAGTATTCAATGCGATAAGAAGCCGAATGACGGCAAAGAATATATACTGCAGAAGTTTCAACAATTCAAGGCGGATAATGAGTTGAAAAAGGGGACAGAGAGAGCAATTGATGTCATTCGGCTGGAGTTGCAGGAGATCAGCAGTAAATTCAAAGAAAGTTCTCAAACTGATGGGCAGGTGGCTTTTAGCGGCAACTATCTGGTAGAAAAAAAAGATGCGGATTTTTTTTGTTCAAAAGTGAAGGTTTTACAGGGGCAGTACTCCGAGCTGAAATTTCTGTTGACAGGTCCGTGGCCGCCATACAATTTTGTTTTTTGA
- a CDS encoding gas vesicle protein has product MKDIDASQNVTVLELLDRVLNKGVVIAGDITISVADIDLLYIGAKLLLSSVDTMEQHKKKYLEVSEIEHEA; this is encoded by the coding sequence ATGAAAGATATCGACGCGTCACAAAATGTCACAGTCCTTGAATTACTTGACAGAGTTCTCAATAAGGGTGTTGTCATTGCCGGAGATATTACCATTTCCGTGGCGGATATCGATTTGCTCTATATCGGTGCCAAGCTGCTGCTTTCTTCGGTAGATACGATGGAGCAGCATAAAAAAAAATACCTGGAAGTGTCGGAGATCGAGCATGAAGCATGA
- a CDS encoding GvpL/GvpF family gas vesicle protein, protein MGECIYVYCVTQEPCHLIEQCKLNVDLYSLEHHGLRAVARTVSTDDFAETKFQENVKNTVWLKTWALEHHEVLASFVGVVTFLPFKFATVFHSEKNVLAMLDKHEMAMKGRLRKLTGMLEYGVKARVDDDAVKGHVATISPEVRAFDQELAESSPGKAFFLKKKKEIILEHEVQSFFERHMRESMLYLASHAQENTLPACEMADSDGNNGLKAEFLVKQAEKEVFLHEFEARKRVLGVCGIHLECTGPWPPYNFADFSVQ, encoded by the coding sequence ATGGGCGAGTGTATTTATGTTTACTGTGTGACTCAAGAACCCTGTCATCTCATAGAGCAATGTAAGCTTAACGTTGACCTCTATTCCCTTGAGCATCATGGGTTGAGAGCTGTCGCCAGAACTGTTTCCACTGATGATTTTGCGGAAACGAAGTTTCAGGAAAATGTCAAGAATACCGTGTGGCTTAAGACTTGGGCTCTCGAGCATCACGAGGTTTTAGCTTCTTTCGTGGGTGTTGTTACTTTTTTGCCATTCAAGTTCGCTACGGTGTTTCACTCCGAAAAGAATGTATTGGCCATGCTCGACAAGCATGAGATGGCAATGAAGGGACGGTTGCGAAAATTGACTGGAATGCTTGAATATGGCGTGAAAGCGCGGGTTGATGATGATGCGGTGAAAGGTCATGTGGCTACTATAAGTCCTGAGGTGAGGGCCTTTGATCAGGAACTTGCAGAAAGTTCTCCGGGAAAGGCATTTTTCCTGAAAAAGAAAAAAGAAATCATTCTCGAGCATGAAGTACAGTCGTTTTTTGAAAGGCATATGCGTGAAAGTATGCTTTATCTGGCATCGCACGCACAGGAAAACACTCTTCCTGCATGTGAAATGGCCGATAGCGATGGAAATAATGGATTGAAAGCGGAGTTTCTGGTCAAGCAGGCTGAAAAAGAGGTTTTTCTGCATGAGTTCGAGGCAAGGAAAAGAGTTTTGGGGGTATGCGGTATTCATTTGGAATGCACCGGGCCCTGGCCCCCATACAATTTTGCTGATTTTTCTGTACAGTAA
- a CDS encoding gas vesicle protein GvpG, whose amino-acid sequence MLLVDDIFFAPINSIIWIAKKIDDISQKELSDKDKVKEKLMELQLRYELDEIGEEEYYEKEKELLEYLKKETE is encoded by the coding sequence ATGCTTCTTGTTGATGACATATTTTTTGCTCCGATTAACAGTATAATATGGATCGCAAAAAAGATTGACGATATCTCACAAAAAGAATTGTCAGATAAAGATAAAGTCAAGGAAAAGCTCATGGAGTTGCAATTACGTTATGAGCTCGATGAAATAGGCGAAGAAGAGTACTATGAAAAAGAGAAAGAGTTGTTAGAATATTTGAAAAAAGAAACTGAGTGA
- a CDS encoding GvpL/GvpF family gas vesicle protein: MSQQEGLYLYCIIRSSSPVTFGHFGIGGRGDEVTTVGYDGICAVVSRAPLMKYDASRENMIAHEMVIETVMKEYSVLPLRFATVVENESDVIGLLKEKYDRFVDGLDFVKGKVELGIKAIAKKDIVFDDILQNYEEVRRLKKKIEGMSHDQAYYEHIEIGKKVEEALELEKEKYRKAILDALGPVALEIKENNCFGDRMIVNAAFFVDAKREPEFDSRVNELADQYGDKVIFKYVGGLPPYSFVNLSL; this comes from the coding sequence ATGAGTCAGCAAGAAGGATTGTACCTGTATTGTATCATTAGATCGTCAAGTCCTGTTACATTCGGTCACTTCGGTATCGGCGGGAGAGGAGATGAAGTGACTACGGTTGGATATGATGGTATATGCGCTGTTGTTAGTCGTGCTCCTCTTATGAAGTATGACGCATCAAGAGAAAATATGATAGCTCATGAGATGGTTATTGAAACGGTTATGAAAGAATATTCGGTTCTGCCGCTTCGGTTCGCCACTGTTGTTGAGAATGAGTCGGATGTTATAGGGCTGTTGAAAGAAAAATATGATAGATTTGTCGATGGCCTTGATTTTGTTAAGGGAAAAGTAGAATTAGGAATTAAAGCGATTGCAAAAAAAGATATTGTTTTTGATGATATTCTGCAAAATTATGAAGAGGTTAGAAGACTGAAGAAGAAGATTGAGGGAATGTCTCATGATCAAGCGTATTATGAACATATAGAAATAGGTAAAAAAGTTGAGGAAGCTTTGGAATTGGAAAAAGAAAAGTATCGGAAAGCTATTCTTGATGCACTTGGTCCCGTTGCTTTAGAGATAAAAGAAAATAATTGTTTTGGTGACAGGATGATCGTAAATGCAGCTTTTTTCGTTGATGCAAAAAGGGAACCTGAATTTGATTCCCGGGTCAATGAGCTGGCAGATCAGTATGGGGATAAGGTTATTTTTAAATATGTCGGTGGATTGCCACCGTATAGTTTTGTGAATTTATCTTTATGA